The Candidatus Nitrosoglobus terrae genome segment GTACCCAAAGTAGTCACTACTAGAGCTTGAGTTTCACCTCGGGTAAATAAAGCTGAACCATGGGCTCGTGGTAACAAACCGGTTATAATACTAATAGGCCGAACAGTCTTAGTATCACGGCCATCTATACGCGCTTTACCCGCTAAAATTTGTTCCCGTACGAGGGATTTTTCTAGAGCATGAATAGCCTCTAGCACCTGAGCTTTATTCCATCGAGGATTTTCTTCTGAGACTAAATGCTCAATAATAGAGTTTCGTACTTCCACTAAACGGGCTTGACGTTCTGGCTTTGATCGTAATTGATAAGCGATTTTTAGAGAATCCTCCCCCGTGCTTTGAACAGCAAATTTCAAATCTTTCTCTTCGGCTAACGCCTCCCAATCCCAAGCGATTTTTCTAGTCTCTGCGGCTAATTGTTGAATTAATTTAATCACTCCTTGCATTTCTTGGTGACCAAATACCACAGCGCCAAGCATTATTTCCTCAGGCAACTCTCGGGCTTCAGATTCTACCATTAAAACTGCTTTTTCTGTTCCAGCTACTACTAAGTCAAGGGCTGATTTCTCCATTTGATCCAGTGTTGGGTTGAGTACATATCGACCATCAATATAACCAACCCTAGCAGCTGCAATTAGGGTATTAAAAGGAATTCCTGAAATAGCTAGAGCAGCAGATGCCCCAATAATAGACGGGATATCTGGATCGTTCTCTCCATCGGAAGAAATAACAGTTACAATTACCTGAACCTCATTGGTAAAACCTTTTGGGAATAAAGGTCGTAATGGGCGATCAATTAGTCGCGAAGTTAATGTCTCCTTCTCAGTAGGTCTCCCTTCACGTTTAAAAAATCCTCCTGGAATTTTACCAGCAGCATAGGCTCTTTCTTGATAATTGACTGTCAGCGGGAAAAAATCGCGACTCTCAACTGTCTCCTTCACCCCTACTACTGTCACCAGCACGGCGGTTTCACCGTAATGAACGACAACAGCTCCATCAGCTTGTCGAGCCATATGACCGGTTTCAATAACTAAGGGACGATCACCGTATTCAGCTACCTTTCTAACTGGAGTCACATTCTATTTCCTTATTATATATGGCTAGAGGAGCAGCTTATAGATACCATAACTATAAACTACTTACTGTATGCGCTTGACCTCGTCTATAGAGCACCTGCTTAACTACGGCAGCAATATTCCACTTTAATTTAATAACATAGGGGTTATTAGCGGCGCAACCCCAATGCGCTAATTAAATTACGATAACGATCCAAATCTTTTTTCTTTAAATAATCTAGTAATTTACGGCGCTTGCTGACAGCTCGTAATAACCCCTGTCGTGAGTGATGATCATGTATATGTTGTTTAAAATGATCAGATAACTGACCAATACGCTCTGATAGTAAGGCAACTTGTACTTCAGTTGACCCTGTATCGTTGACAGAGTGCTGGTAGTCCCTAATAACTTGTGCTTTTTTTTCATGGCTCAAGGGCATATCTCTTTATTCCTCATCTCAGATCACATCTAGTATGTCTTTTATTTTATATCATCGGTTAAATCAGCAATTTTACTAATATCAACTATCCTAGGTAAAGATCAACCGGCGTGGGGCAATACGACCATCTTCTGTTACTTGTCCTATTCCAAAGAATCCCTTGTCGCGTTCTATTAAACGAACCCAGCCTTTATCAGGAGTTTGTGAAACCCGTACTGGTCGCCCTTGTCGAAGATAGTGAGCCAGATCAGCAATTAAATCTATTGCAGGCCAGTCTCCCAAGGCTCGTTCTAAAGGTAAAAGCAATGTGTTAAGCTGCTCAATACCAGCTTTAGCTAGCTCTTTTAATCGTTTTAGTGATACCATTTCAGATGAATCAAAACATCCAGACTGAGTACGCCGCAGTGCTGTCACATGAGCACCACATCCAAGCGCCCAGCCTATATCTTCTACTAAAACCCGAATATATGTTCCTTTAGAGCAAAATACCTCAAATTCTAGCTTATCATTCATCAGATCAATAAATTTAATATTATAAATAATTACCTGACGAGGCTCCCGTTCTATTTCAATACCTTGACGGGCAAGCTCATAAAGTCGCCGCCCTTGGTATTTAAGCGCTGAATACATTGGAGGTATCTGTTTCTGTGAGCCAGAAAAACTAGCTAAGGTTTTTACTATTTCATCCGCTTTTAACGCTTTAATCGCGCTAACTTTAACTACCTCACCACTCACATCTCCAGTTGTAGTGGTTATACCTAAGCGACAGGTTACCTGATAACGTTTATCAGCCTCTAAAAGGAACCCTGAAATTTTAGTAGCTTCCCCAAAACAAATTGGTAATAATCCAGTAGCTATAGGATCTAAGCTACCTGTGTGGCCTGCTTTGCAAGCTTGGTAAATTTGCTTAACTTGCTGCAAAGCACTATTAGAGCTAATCCCTGCTGGTTTATCTAGTAAAATTACCCCATGAATGTTTTGGCCTTTAGGCTGGCATTGTTTCATATTAGCGTTTACTCACGCTCACTAACGTTTATTTTAACACCTGAATCTTTTTTATAGCTTCATCAATAAGAGCGCTTAAATATCTGCCACGTTCAATAGAATGATCATAAACAAACTGTAAATAGGGAGTAACTCGCAGGCTGACTCGCTGACTTAAACTACGCTGAAGAAATCCTGACGCTCTATTTAAAATCTTTAATTGCTCTTGGCTATCTACCTCCCCGTGGAAGAAGGTAACGTAGACCTTTGCTTGCCTAAGATCTGGTGCTACATCTACATGAGAAACTGTGATTAACCTTATTCGAGGATCTTTAAGATCCTCTTGAATCAGCTGCGCTAGTTCTCGCTGTAGCAATTCACCAATACGACGAGTACGAGAAAACTCTTGACTCATAATATATTTATTTTATAAAACAATTTCTATTTTTACTCTCTCATAGACTTCAATCTGATCTCCTACCTTAATATCCTTATAGTCCTTAACGCCAATACCACACTCGGTTCCCGATCGTACCTCTTGAACATCTTCCTTAAAACGACGTAAAGACTCTAACTGCCCTTCAAATATCACTATATTATCACGCAGCACCCGAATAGGGCTGTTACGACGTATAGTACCTTCAATGACTAAACAACCCGCAATAGCACCAAATTTAGGCGAACGGAATATATCATCCACACGAGCTAACCCAATAATGTTCTCCCGATATTCAGGATCTAACATACCTGTTAAAGCCCGTTTAACCTCATCAATAGCATCGTAAATTACACCATAATAATGTAAATCAATTCCTTTTTCAGTAATAGAACGGCGGGCTGTTGCGTCAGCACGAACATTAAAACCAATAATAATAGCATTAGAGGCTACCGCTAAATTAACGTCAGTCTCATTAATTCCACCTACCCCAGAAGCTACAACCTTAACCTTAGCTTTATTAGTAGAGATTTTTGCTAACGCATCAGAGAGAGCCTCAGCAGATCCCTGCACATCTGTCTTAATTATAAGATTAAGTACTCTAACTTCACCTTCTCCCATCTCACTAAACATATTCTCTAGTTTAGCTGATTGTTGTCGTACTAATTTAGCTTCACGCTCTTTAGCCTGGCGAAATTCAGCAATTTCTCGTGCTTTACGTTCATCCGATATTACTATTGCCTCATCACCAGCATTTGGTGCCCCAGATAATCCTATAATCTCCACTGGTGTTGAAGGCCCTGCTTCCACTATCTCATAGCCAGATTCAGTAAGCATAGCTCGAACTCGACCCGTCTCTATCCCGCTAAGAAGGATATCACCCTTACGTAAGGTACCGCTTTGCACTAATACGGTAGCTACCGGCCCTCGCCCTTTATCTAGCCGAGATTCAATTACTACTCCACGAGCGGAACCTTCAGGAGAAGCTCTAAGCTCCATTATCTCAGCTTGAAGTAAGATAGCTTCAATTAAGCTATCAATTCCCTCTCCAGTCTTAGCTGAGACACTTACAAACTGAGTATCACCTCCCCATTCCTCCGTGATAACCTCATGATTAGCTAACTCTTGCTTAACTCGATCCGGATCAGCATTAGGCCGATCAATTTTATTAATTGCCACCACTATTGGAGCCCCTGCTGCTCGAGCGTGCTGGATAGCTTCTATAGTTTGTGGCATTACTCCATCATCTGCCGCAACAACCAACACAACAATATCTGTAACTTTAGCCCCTCGAGCGCGCATCGCAGTAAACGCCTCGTGACCTGGAGTATCAATAAAAGTAGTTTCGCCTCTCCCTGATCGTACCTTATAGGCACCAATATGCTGAGTAATGCCACCAGCTTCACCAGCAGCAACCTTAGCTCTTCGAATATAATCAAGAAGTGAAGTCTTACCATGATCTACATGACCCATAACAGTCACCACAGCAGCACGTGAAATTTCTTTCCCTTCTTTTTGCTCAGATTGGGCTAATTCAAGTTCAAGTAGATTTTCCTGTAAACGCTTAGGTTTATGTCCCATCTCCTCTACAATAATTATCGCCGTATCTTGATCCAAGGACTGGTTAATTGTGGCCATAATACCTAAATTCATCAGCGTCTTAATTACCTCAGCTGCCTTTACAGACATTTTCTGAGCTAACTCAGCTGCAGTCGTTGTTCTAGGCACAGATACCTCCCGCACAATAGGGGCTATAGGTCTCTCAAAACCATGCTTAGGTATTAGCATTGGTTTTTTAGGCCGTAATTTCTTGCGCTTACTAGAAGGTTTACCTGGAGCTATATGTAGCTCTTTACGGCTAGATTTAGATTCTTGCTGTTCTTTATCATTAAACTCCCAATCCCCAACAGCGTGGCGGGGTTTACCTTTTCGTCCAATAAATCTATCCGGTTTATCTTCTTCAGAACTTAGCTTAGATTTTTTCTCTTCCTCAGCTTGATGTTTAAGCCCTTCCTCAGCTTGATGTTTAAGCTCTTCCTCAACTGTTTCAGTTATAAACTGCCTCGTTTGCTCTTGTTGAGTATGAGGTTGGATCTGTTCTTGAATTACCTGCTTATCTTCTTCCTCTTGATAACCTCTTGCTTTCGATTCTTCTAAACGCTTCTGTTCCTGCTCTAATATTACGCTGCGTTTAATATAGGTGCGTTTTTTACGCA includes the following:
- the pnp gene encoding polyribonucleotide nucleotidyltransferase; translation: MTPVRKVAEYGDRPLVIETGHMARQADGAVVVHYGETAVLVTVVGVKETVESRDFFPLTVNYQERAYAAGKIPGGFFKREGRPTEKETLTSRLIDRPLRPLFPKGFTNEVQVIVTVISSDGENDPDIPSIIGASAALAISGIPFNTLIAAARVGYIDGRYVLNPTLDQMEKSALDLVVAGTEKAVLMVESEARELPEEIMLGAVVFGHQEMQGVIKLIQQLAAETRKIAWDWEALAEEKDLKFAVQSTGEDSLKIAYQLRSKPERQARLVEVRNSIIEHLVSEENPRWNKAQVLEAIHALEKSLVREQILAGKARIDGRDTKTVRPISIITGLLPRAHGSALFTRGETQALVVTTLGTERDAQVVDSIEGEHRERFMLHYNFPPYCVGEVGFVSSPKRREIGHGRLAKRSLNAVVPNEEDFPYVIRVVSEIMESNGSSSMATVCGTSLSLMDAGVPVRSPVAGIAMGLIKEEDQFAVLTDILGDEDHLGDMDFKVAGTEKGVTALQMDIKIDGITEEIMRTALSQAREGRLHILQKMNEIISVPRQEMSEYAPRMIVFKINPEKIRDVIGKGGSTIRALTEETGTTIDINDDGTVKIFSSDKADGQEAKRRVEEIVSDVEVGKIYEGRISRLMDFGAFVTILPGKDGLLHISQISDERVNNVSDKLSEGDIIRVKVLEIDKQGRVRLSMKAIFTAENK
- the rpsO gene encoding 30S ribosomal protein S15 — its product is MPLSHEKKAQVIRDYQHSVNDTGSTEVQVALLSERIGQLSDHFKQHIHDHHSRQGLLRAVSKRRKLLDYLKKKDLDRYRNLISALGLRR
- the truB gene encoding tRNA pseudouridine(55) synthase TruB, whose protein sequence is MKQCQPKGQNIHGVILLDKPAGISSNSALQQVKQIYQACKAGHTGSLDPIATGLLPICFGEATKISGFLLEADKRYQVTCRLGITTTTGDVSGEVVKVSAIKALKADEIVKTLASFSGSQKQIPPMYSALKYQGRRLYELARQGIEIEREPRQVIIYNIKFIDLMNDKLEFEVFCSKGTYIRVLVEDIGWALGCGAHVTALRRTQSGCFDSSEMVSLKRLKELAKAGIEQLNTLLLPLERALGDWPAIDLIADLAHYLRQGRPVRVSQTPDKGWVRLIERDKGFFGIGQVTEDGRIAPRRLIFT
- the rbfA gene encoding 30S ribosome-binding factor RbfA; this encodes MSQEFSRTRRIGELLQRELAQLIQEDLKDPRIRLITVSHVDVAPDLRQAKVYVTFFHGEVDSQEQLKILNRASGFLQRSLSQRVSLRVTPYLQFVYDHSIERGRYLSALIDEAIKKIQVLK
- the infB gene encoding translation initiation factor IF-2, giving the protein MSYVTVRQLADVVGTPVGRLLEQLREAGIGVNGEDETITEEQKLQLLQYLRHSPGANADIAMPKKITLKRRSHSEIQVNASGGRSKVISVEVRKKRTYIKRSVILEQEQKRLEESKARGYQEEEDKQVIQEQIQPHTQQEQTRQFITETVEEELKHQAEEGLKHQAEEEKKSKLSSEEDKPDRFIGRKGKPRHAVGDWEFNDKEQQESKSSRKELHIAPGKPSSKRKKLRPKKPMLIPKHGFERPIAPIVREVSVPRTTTAAELAQKMSVKAAEVIKTLMNLGIMATINQSLDQDTAIIIVEEMGHKPKRLQENLLELELAQSEQKEGKEISRAAVVTVMGHVDHGKTSLLDYIRRAKVAAGEAGGITQHIGAYKVRSGRGETTFIDTPGHEAFTAMRARGAKVTDIVVLVVAADDGVMPQTIEAIQHARAAGAPIVVAINKIDRPNADPDRVKQELANHEVITEEWGGDTQFVSVSAKTGEGIDSLIEAILLQAEIMELRASPEGSARGVVIESRLDKGRGPVATVLVQSGTLRKGDILLSGIETGRVRAMLTESGYEIVEAGPSTPVEIIGLSGAPNAGDEAIVISDERKAREIAEFRQAKEREAKLVRQQSAKLENMFSEMGEGEVRVLNLIIKTDVQGSAEALSDALAKISTNKAKVKVVASGVGGINETDVNLAVASNAIIIGFNVRADATARRSITEKGIDLHYYGVIYDAIDEVKRALTGMLDPEYRENIIGLARVDDIFRSPKFGAIAGCLVIEGTIRRNSPIRVLRDNIVIFEGQLESLRRFKEDVQEVRSGTECGIGVKDYKDIKVGDQIEVYERVKIEIVL